From Antennarius striatus isolate MH-2024 chromosome 9, ASM4005453v1, whole genome shotgun sequence, one genomic window encodes:
- the hormad1 gene encoding HORMA domain-containing protein 1 produces the protein MASLQKVRSSQESQLLPNEVLSEQESLVVMKKLLAIAVSGITYLRGLFPEYAYGNKYIEDQKVMILREQRNCPGASQVVQWMQGCFEAIQKKYLRTVILSIYTDAENPRKVTEFYQFHVQYTENGAQMDFESSDNKMSMLCGNTRRASILLVRKLYILMQNLGPLPDEVCLNMKLVYYQEVTPRDYHPPGFKEADGDSMEFEREPVKLTMGQLVTPYHTLKLDMATERHRLEQVEEGVANTERWVLSLEDGSLLQGHVIEDGQKTEDDSTASDNTEFQLVCEEKMESEEEAMMEVEVGGPLKSTSNVEVGLKRTRSGRIIRSTTEKNVKKKKKNQAATSDKMALLYEIQASPASPPAAKKKRKVSQSQQR, from the exons ATGGCTTCTCTACAAAAAGTGAGATCATCACag GAGTCCCAGCTGTTACCCAACGAGGTTCTGTCGGAACAGGAGTCTCTGGTCGTCATGAAGAAGCTTCTGGCCATCGCCGTGTCCGGCATCACGTACCTGCGCGGTCTGTTCCCGGAGTACGCCTACGGAAACAAATACATCGAAG ATCAGAAGGTGATGATCCTGAGAGAGCAGCGCAATTGTCCCGGCGCGAGTCAGGTGGTGCAGTG GATGCAGGGCTGCTTTGAAGCCATCCAGAAGAAGTAT CTGCGAACTGTCATATTGTCT atCTACACGGATGCAGAAAACCCTCGG AAAGTCACTGAGTTTTATCAGTTTCATGTCCAGTACACAGAAAACGGAGCTCAGATGGACTTTGAGAG CAGCGACAACAAGATGTCGATGCTGTGCGGTAACACCAGGAGGGCCAGCATCCTGCTGGTGAGGAAGCTCTACATCCTGATGCAGAACCTGGGGCCCCTGCCGGACGAGGTGTGCCTCAACATGAAGCTGGTTTACTATCAGGAAG TCACCCCCCGGGACTACCACCCGCCGGGCTTCAAGGAGGCCGACGGCGACTCCATGGAGTTTGAGAGGGAGCCGGTGAAGCTCACCATGGGGCAGCTGGTGACCCCCTACCACACCCTGAAGCTGGACATGGCCACCGAGAGGCACCGTCTGGAGCAG GTGGAGGAGGGCGTGGCCAACACAGAGAGGTGGGTGCTGAGCCTGGAGGACGGCAGCCTGCTGCAG GGTCATGTGATCGAAGACGGACAGAAGACTGAAGACGACAGCACGGCCTCGGACAACACCG AATtccagctggtgtgtgaggagaagatggagagtgaggaggaggcgatgatggaggtggag GTGGGGGGTCCGCTGAAGAGCACCTCCAACGTGGAGGTGGGCCTGAAGAGGACCAGGAGTGGACGGATCATCAGGTCCACCACC gaaaaaaatgtgaagaagaagaagaagaatcaagCAGCTACGTCTGATAAAATG GCGTTGCTGTACGAGATCCAAGCCAGCCCGGCATCGCCCCCCGCCGCCAAGAAGAAACGCAAAGTCAGCCAATCCCAGCAgcgctga